GTGTCTTCCAttagctgacaacagatTCTCCCCTTGCTTCTGCGTGCGCTCTCGTTGCCCAGCCCAGTCCAGCGCGCGAATGTCATCACGACTGTTGGTTCGATTCTTGAGACGGCCAACTCGTCCACTGCCACTGACCAGCTCCTGCATAGCCAAGCTGAGTCTATTCTCGATGGAGTGCTGTACTCTATTGCCCGGCGAAGTGGCGAGGAATCCTCAGGAGTAAGTTCAAGTCACGTCATGCTCCAGATATCATTTCCGCTGACATTACAGAAACTTCGCACCGCTGCGCTGACAACATTGGGTGTGTTCCCGGACTGTATAAGGTACGAGACGCTGCATGGTGTCAAGTCGCGGGTCATCAAGGACTTGGCCGTCGCATTGGACGACCCATTGCGCGCGGTGCGAAGGGAGGCCGTCGACACTCGGGACAAGTGGTACCAGTATGGCAAGTAGATAGGGTTCTTGCCGAAGAAACCGGAGGCTGTCCAGTTTGCAGCGAGCTTGTTCGGAACGGTTTAGATATTGCATGAGATTGGGTGAGGGCTGAGGGCTGAGGGCTTTAGGTGAGGGCGTGAAGCTGTGCAAGGTAAAAAAGGTATCAAAGGGTGTGTTGCCTGGACAAGACCCAACTTTGGTTATGAGCCTTGACCATTCAACCATGAGGCCAGATCCACTGAAAAGGTTCCGCTCCAGTGCAGGGTTCTTAGAGTTGAGCTTCCCCACATTATGTCGTTGGAGGTTTAGGCGACAACGTGGCATAAATACCCTGAAAGCTGAGACTCGTTGAGAGTGTAGACAGGGATCAGTAGGAGGAGAGGACGcgctccctcctcctccatcctcaaGCTTCACTGAACCTCTATCTGTTCCTTCCACATCAtatctctctctctctcctctctctcctctcatccctcaccccctcatccctcatccctcaaCTCCAGTCGTCAACCTCTCTGCCCGACTCCCTCTCACCAAAGCCTACGCGCAGACAAGCGCCATGGCACCCACCGCACCCATcactctccctccttccttcttcAACTCGTTTTGGTCCCCAGACTACCGCACAGGTCTTGACACTCTCTTTCGTCAACTCGAGGCTGGCACCATCGAGAACAATGAGGTCGCTGACTTTATCAACGTGAGTTACAGCTGTAGTGGATTCCGGCGCGTTGTGTCGACGCTGGCGCTAGCGTTACGGAGCCCTTCTCCTTACAACCACACCTTTGCACCACCCTCACGGTGCAAATCAACCAGGCCCCCTCGTTCCACCCTGGAGAACCACCTCCACGTCCCCACGCTAACTTCAGGCGCAAGCCCGCGCCCACCAGTCGCTGGCCGCGTTGTTGAGAGAATCCAATATCAGCCCTGGCACCAACTCGACGTCATCACTGCAGCACACCCTTATGTCGCTCCGCAACGCCTCGGCGGGACGAGGTGAAGCTAACCGCGCACTAGCCATGGAGCTGCAGGAACACATTCTCGTTCCGTTCAACGGCTGGAAGGCTCGTCACGAGGACCGCATTGAAACTGCTCGTGACGACATGCTTGGCAAGGGCGGCCTTATCGCCTCatgggagaaggaggtgaACAAGCTGATGGGGGTGAGTTATCTTTTCACACTGCATTCTGTGTGCATGCTTATCAGTAGCTGCGCCAGGCATACACCAACAAGATGCGGCTTGCAGAcgagagtgaggaggagtgAGTTGCTAAGGGCGCTGGCGTGTTGTTGTGTTGTGGCTTTTCCTAACGTGCAGCGCACAGTTCGCCCCTGGCACAGCTTCGCTCAAGTCGCCTGACGCAAACAGCAACTCGTCGCTCGCAAAGCAATCGGGACTGATGCGATCGGGAACGGTTGCGGACCGCATCAGCGAGAAGCTGAGGCAAGCCAGCTCGGgctcgcactcgcgctcCAGCTCTGTGGCGTCCCAGTCAGGCGCCTCCCCGTCAGACAAGGACTTacctcccccgcctcctcccgtCATtcaagaggaggagaataaggtggaggagcgtCCCAAGTCGCCCACTGGCTCGGCCAAGGTGGCGCCCCCGAAGCTGCAgatcggcggcgcgcctcgtGCTGCCGATgactcgccctcgagcccTACCCATGAGGACGCGTTTATCCCACCTACAGACCCCAATGGCCGCCCCAAGATGAGTAACGAGGAGCCCGCCAGCGCCATAGACGAGCACGGCAACGAATTCATCCTCCTTTCCGGTGTTGccctcgctcctcgcgcctTCAGGGCCCTCCTCAGCCGATTTGACCAGTACCTCTTGACCCACGTTGCGCCGGGCAGCGAACAGGCTCAGTCGTCTGAGCTCTCTACGCGCCAGACCCTTGCGTCTCGCCAAAGGAGCTCGATCCTCGGCACATATGAGAAAACGTTCTctggcgaggagctcgttTCGTGGCTCTCGCACAATCTggagggcctcggcggcgagtgggacCGCTGTGTCGACGCTGGCGATGAGCTCCTCCGCATGGGCCACCTCTCTCGCGTCGGTGTGGTCGGCCGCGGCTTCGAGCcggaggacgacgtctTCTTCGTGCTCAAGGTTGATGCTTCGGAGAGCtctggcgtcagcgtcgccggcctccGCAAGAACCTCAGCACCTATGCCAAAACGGCCGAGAACTACGCCAACTCGGGATACAATTACGCGGCATCCAATGCCCCCGCTGCGCGCCAGTATGCCAACAACAACCTCTCCAACCTGCAGACGTCGATCAGCAGTTTCTCGCTTCCCGCTGTGGCCTCGGGACCATCGGTTCCCACGTGGGCGAAGAACTACCTCCCGGCCGCTGTCTCGTCCAACGAGCCTGCGCACATCCgtctccgcctcgaggctAACCGCGCCAACGAGTTGTACCACTCTGGTGTCTCCCAGGCTGAAGCCTGCCGCCTCGACATGGAGGAGCGCATCGAGCGCGGCCTCCGTACCTGGGAGCGTTGGGAACGtgagcgtctcggcgtcATCCGCTCCATCCTCAAGCACTACGAGGTTGCGCTGGCCAAGCTGCCCAAGCGTCTTGAGCAGGGTGACGAGGCGACTGCTCTCGCCGTGGAGACGTACAACCCCGAGTCTGAGTGAGTCAAGCTGTGGGCGAAGCTGCGTCATTCCTTGCCTGCTAACGCCAGCCTCAAGGCCCTCATCGAGGGCAGCCGTACTGGCCCCTTCCGGCCTCGCCCACATATCTATGAGTCGGTCGAGTCCGAGGTGCCTGACGTCAACTTCGGTATCGACCTGCGGCGGTGGTCTGGCGAGACGGCCTGGAAGTCGCTCATGAATGCGCCTCAGCGCGCTAAAGACGCCATCCCagaggtcctcgagggcctccTTACTGCGGTGGGCACTATGAGTGCCGACGtgtcggacgacgagcgtcGTAAGGCGTGGATCTACGAGGtgccgctcgaggagacgcaCATGCTTCGCAACGCCATCAACCACTCGCAGCTCCGCGTTGACGAGATCGCCACCATTGCTCAGAAGTTCAACCTCCCTACCGTGTGTGGTGTCGTCAAGCTCTGGCTCCTTGAACTCAACCCTCCTGCTCTGGGCTGGGAGGGCTGGgaggacgccaaggcgATCTACCCTTCGGGTGAGTGCGATCCCTCATTGTTGATCTCATGCTGACCGCAGTTGGTGCCGACCTGGAGCGCGACATGACGTCGGCAGTCAGGTCCGTTGTTGGGCGCCTCCCCACATCCCAGCTTTTCACGCTGAATGCGGTGATCAAGCACTGGAaggacctcgtcgacggcacGAAGACGGAGGAGCCGGCCGAGCTCTACATCAAGAagctctccatctcgactGGCCGTTGCATCCTTCGCCCACAGTACGAGACCGAGCTCACAATCCAGGACCGTACCCCTGGTCTGTTCCTGGAGGACCTGCTAGAACACTACAGCAACGTCTTCcccaagctcctcgaggagaagcgcaacCAGCAGGACCGCGTCATGCCCGTGCGCAAGCGCACTGCGCTTGTCGACCAACGCATCTCACGTTCGAGCCTGGGCGGAAACACAGACTCGCAGGCGGCGCTCCTTCAACAGCAGCGCTCTCTGCAAGCTGACGTCCCTCAGCAGCCGCCCGTTCCTGTCGTCCCTTCCGCCGCGGACGTGGGCCCTCAGATCCCTCCGTCGTCCGGCCCTCCCATCCAGCCCGTGCCCGTCCCTGCGCCAATCACCGCGCCAGTTCCCGTTGCTGCGGTCCCTGCTGTTCCGTCAGGCCcatcggcctcgtcggccgtcCCGCCTGCCAACTTTGGCCAACCTCGTATGGTGTCGCCTCCCGCTAGCTTCAGTCAGCCTCGTATGgtctcgccgcccgctAACTTTGGGCCGCCTCGTATGATCTCGCCGCCCGCTAGCGATGACGAGAGCGGGCCACCCGCGCGCTTCGTCTCGCCGCCTGAATCGCCCATTTTCCACACCCCGCCGCTTCCAACACCTGCCCCTGCCGTCATCCCCCCAGCACCTGCTACGGACCGCCCCGCGACCCCTGTGCGCAGTGGGACGCCGCAGGGACGCGGGACGCCTTCCCCCAGCAAGGTCGATGACGAGCGCGTTGGCATCCCCACAAGCACTGGTAGCCTGAAGCGCAACACGTCGAGTGAGACAAGCCGCCTGCGTGGTCCTCGGGGAGCGCGAGGTCCCCGCGCGCAGAGCGGTCACGCAAGCCGTGGCTCTGTcaacgcgctcgccgcgcagtTCGAGAAGAAGTAGTGATGGATCAAGTGTGCATGTATTGATGAAGTTTGAGATTGTGACGGTTGGAGAAAGGTGATCTTTGTGTCTCTCCTCATGCTCTCTGCTTTCAATCTTATCTCTGGCCAGTCCATCGCTGGTTTACGTGTCTCCCAATACATCACGCGACCACGGTAGAATTACTTCATGAAAGAATCGAACCTGCGCCGCTTTCGAAAATGACGTGGAGCAACCCGGCCAGCGGCAGACTGGGTTGACGCTTCTGAATCTCGCGTCACCATTGCCTGCTTACCTCCACAACATTCCCTCACAACCTCCATCTACGCCCACGCGCCATGTTTGAGCGCACGCTGCAGGATTTAATCCGCGGCCTGCGTGCGCATAaggcgtcgtcgcgcgcgcaggAAGAGGcgttcctcgccgaggcaATGGGCGAGATCCGCACCGAGCTCCGCGGCAAGGACATGAGCCTaaaggccgaggccgtgcTCAAGATGTGCTACGTATGTCCGCAGCTAGAGTGAGAGGTGCTgaagctgacgccagctcATGATGCTCTACCCCataccgccgccgaccgGGTTTGCGTtccatgtcgtcgaggtcatgaGCTCGCCTCGGTATCACCAGAAGCGTGCGTCCTTCTCCAGCGAGCAAATGCAGTTCTGGAACTGACGCCAGAACTGGGCTACATGGCGGCTCCGATGGCGTTCACTGGCGAGACGGAAGAGGTGGTCCTTACCGTCAACGGAATCAAGAAGGACCTGCTGAGCCCGCATCTCCCGATCCCACCACTGCCGCTGAGCTCGGTAGCccatctccttggcctctCCCCCTCACTAGCCCACACGCTCCACCCCGACCTCCTGCAACTCCTCACACATTCGAGCGCACGTATCCGCAAACGCGCAGtcctctgcctcctccCGTGTTGGGAGGCGTATCCCGACGGACTGCGCGAGGGCTTCCCCCGCGTCCGAGAGCgccttctcgacgaggaccagggcgtcgtcggcgccaccgTCAATGTCGTCATGGAGCTCGCGCGACGGCAGGGGGGGAAGAATTACGTGCCACTAGCACCAGAGCTGTTCACCATCCtcacgagctcgagcaaCAACTGGATGCTCATCAaggtcgtcaagctcgtAAGCCAGCTCTTGAGTCCCTCACGaaagctgacgccagttCGCCATCCTCACGCCTCTGGAGCCACGCCTCGTGCGCAAgctccttcctccacttACGAGCTTGATCTCGTCCACGTCCGCTATCTCGCTGCTGTACGAGTGCGTGCGCACATGTATTGTGGGCGGCATGCTCGACCCCGATAGACCTGAGGGCGACGCACTTGCGCGCGTCTGCGTCGACAAGTTGGGCGGATATCTccgcgacgagggtggcgaCCAGAACCGTGAGTCAATGACGGCTTAGCGACGACGTAGCTTACCCGCGCAGTCCGCTATATCGCGTTGCTGGCCATGGTTAACATCACGCCGACGCACCCCCACATGGTCGCCGAGTACCAGGACGAGATCATGAAgagcctcgacgacgccgacctgTCGATTCGTATGCGCGCTCTTGAACTCATCACCGCAATGGTGAGGTGTCACGAGAGGTCCGACTGACCGCAGGTGGATCGCGATAATATCCAGCCTATTGTCGATCAGCTCCTCACACACCTCGCCCCACCAGAAGAACCAGTACATCAGTCCGCGGTTAGCGCCCTCGCTGCATTGGCGGCGAAGACGAACGGCGCCAGCAGCGATCCGGCAGTGACTGCGCAGAACATTTCCTTCTCGCACAGCTACAGGTTGCTCTTGACGCAGCGGCTGCTGGACATGATCTCGCGCGACACGTACGCCCACGTCACTGACTTTGAGTGGGTTGTCTCtgtgctcgtcgacgtaGCGTATGTCTCCCACGTCGACCTTGGGTCGCGAATCAGGGACATgcttctcgacgtcgtggGCCGTGTCAAGAGCGTGCGAGGGTACGCAGTGCGGGTTCTGGAGAAGGCGGTAGGGGACGACGATATGCGCGACCGCGCAAACGAGAGATTGTCCAGCTGCGAGGCGGGCTtgctcgaggccgccgtcTGGATCTGCGGCGAGTACGCCGGCGAGCTCACGTCTCCCCTCAGCGCAATGTCCAACATCCTACCACCGTCACTACCCCGCAGCGCTCCCACGCTCGCGGTGCTCTCCGTTCAGGCTGAGGCCAAGGTGTTCGGGCACTACGCGGCACGCGCGTCGGAAGAATGGTCGACTGAGAAGCACGCCGAGGCGAAGAATGTCGTTGCGAGCGTACGCAAGGGGCTCTTGCCATTCCTCTCGTCGCGAGACATCGACATCCAGGAGCGCGCAGTCGAGTTCACACAACTCCTTGGGTTTGTCGACGCCGATTTGGCAAAGCACGTGCCTCcatcgagcgcgtcgtcggggaTTCCAGGAGTTGACGGTGGTTTCGAGTCTGAATCCAAAGACGGCGAGCCACCATATCCCAAGtcgctcttcctcttccagcCACTCTTCACAAACCATGAACTCAACTCGGTCGGCTACCGTGCACAGGAGGCTGTTCGCATCCCAGAGGGCCTGGATCTCGATGCGGAGATCGTGCCTCGTGGGGGATTCCTCGAgattgaggaggacgcTGCGTCCGAGgccggggaggaggaggccgaggccgatcTCGGTacgggcggcggtgcgggCATGGACGAGCTCCGTCGCGTGCTTCGGGACCAGGAGCGCTCGAGGCGtgggaagaagaagaagagcgagaTGACACCAGAGGAGAGAACCGAGCGGCGGAAGGTGAGCTTAGTTTCTGAGACCTGATCTGACAGCAGCGCAAGGCAGCACGACGCGAACGGGCCAAGAACGACCCGTACTACCTGTATGACGAGAAGGACGCGGACGCTGAGGACGATGTTGACGACATCCCGATCGTgcgccttgacgacgaccttgacgcGGCAGGCCCATCGAGCCGTGAGTCATCCACAACCAAGCGCAGCAGAACTAACAGCAGCACCGAAAAAGTCGAAGACCAAAGAAATGCGCAAGCCCGCCGCCCCACCACCGGACTTTGACCGCGCCGGCGAGATGCCTGAGGGCGCTGCGCCAGCAGAACGAGCGTCTGCCGCGGCGACCAAGTCTGGGCTCGCTGCTGTCGACCTCTCC
Above is a genomic segment from Cutaneotrichosporon cavernicola HIS019 DNA, chromosome: 1 containing:
- the rga8 gene encoding uncharacterized protein (GTPase activating protein), whose translation is MAPTAPITLPPSFFNSFWSPDYRTGLDTLFRQLEAGTIENNEVADFINAQARAHQSLAALLRESNISPGTNSTSSLQHTLMSLRNASAGRGEANRALAMELQEHILVPFNGWKARHEDRIETARDDMLGKGGLIASWEKEVNKLMGLRQAYTNKMRLADESEEDAQFAPGTASLKSPDANSNSSLAKQSGLMRSGTVADRISEKLRQASSGSHSRSSSVASQSGASPSDKDLPPPPPPVIQEEENKVEERPKSPTGSAKVAPPKLQIGGAPRAADDSPSSPTHEDAFIPPTDPNGRPKMSNEEPASAIDEHGNEFILLSGVALAPRAFRALLSRFDQYLLTHVAPGSEQAQSSELSTRQTLASRQRSSILGTYEKTFSGEELVSWLSHNLEGLGGEWDRCVDAGDELLRMGHLSRVGVVGRGFEPEDDVFFVLKVDASESSGVSVAGLRKNLSTYAKTAENYANSGYNYAASNAPAARQYANNNLSNLQTSISSFSLPAVASGPSVPTWAKNYLPAAVSSNEPAHIRLRLEANRANELYHSGVSQAEACRLDMEERIERGLRTWERWERERLGVIRSILKHYEVALAKLPKRLEQGDEATALAVETYNPESDLKALIEGSRTGPFRPRPHIYESVESEVPDVNFGIDLRRWSGETAWKSLMNAPQRAKDAIPEVLEGLLTAVGTMSADVSDDERRKAWIYEVPLEETHMLRNAINHSQLRVDEIATIAQKFNLPTVCGVVKLWLLELNPPALGWEGWEDAKAIYPSVGADLERDMTSAVRSVVGRLPTSQLFTLNAVIKHWKDLVDGTKTEEPAELYIKKLSISTGRCILRPQYETELTIQDRTPGLFLEDLLEHYSNVFPKLLEEKRNQQDRVMPVRKRTALVDQRISRSSLGGNTDSQAALLQQQRSLQADVPQQPPVPVVPSAADVGPQIPPSSGPPIQPVPVPAPITAPVPVAAVPAVPSGPSASSAVPPANFGQPRMVSPPASFSQPRMVSPPANFGPPRMISPPASDDESGPPARFVSPPESPIFHTPPLPTPAPAVIPPAPATDRPATPVRSGTPQGRGTPSPSKVDDERVGIPTSTGSLKRNTSSETSRLRGPRGARGPRAQSGHASRGSVNALAAQFEKK
- the APL5 gene encoding uncharacterized protein (Part of the AP-3 complex, an adaptor-related complex which is not clathrin-associated. The complex is associated with the Golgi region as well as more peripheral structures. It facilitates the budding of vesicles from the Golgi membrane); this translates as MFERTLQDLIRGLRAHKASSRAQEEAFLAEAMGEIRTELRGKDMSLKAEAVLKMCYLMMLYPIPPPTGFAFHVVEVMSSPRYHQKQLGYMAAPMAFTGETEEVVLTVNGIKKDLLSPHLPIPPLPLSSVAHLLGLSPSLAHTLHPDLLQLLTHSSARIRKRAVLCLLPCWEAYPDGLREGFPRVRERLLDEDQGVVGATVNVVMELARRQGGKNYVPLAPELFTILTSSSNNWMLIKVVKLFAILTPLEPRLVRKLLPPLTSLISSTSAISLLYECVRTCIVGGMLDPDRPEGDALARVCVDKLGGYLRDEGGDQNLRYIALLAMVNITPTHPHMVAEYQDEIMKSLDDADLSIRMRALELITAMVDRDNIQPIVDQLLTHLAPPEEPVHQSAVSALAALAAKTNGASSDPAVTAQNISFSHSYRLLLTQRLLDMISRDTYAHVTDFEWVVSVLVDVAYVSHVDLGSRIRDMLLDVVGRVKSVRGYAVRVLEKAVGDDDMRDRANERLSSCEAGLLEAAVWICGEYAGELTSPLSAMSNILPPSLPRSAPTLAVLSVQAEAKVFGHYAARASEEWSTEKHAEAKNVVASVRKGLLPFLSSRDIDIQERAVEFTQLLGFVDADLAKHVPPSSASSGIPGVDGGFESESKDGEPPYPKSLFLFQPLFTNHELNSVGYRAQEAVRIPEGLDLDAEIVPRGGFLEIEEDAASEAGEEEAEADLGTGGGAGMDELRRVLRDQERSRRGKKKKSEMTPEERTERRKRKAARRERAKNDPYYLYDEKDADAEDDVDDIPIVRLDDDLDAAGPSSPPKKSKTKEMRKPAAPPPDFDRAGEMPEGAAPAERASAAATKSGLAAVDLSSIAAPRGRYDEYTEGDDLPPREPGPSPPVDAAHGADVPADEAEVKVIKRKKKSKKPRAPA